One genomic window of Mycteria americana isolate JAX WOST 10 ecotype Jacksonville Zoo and Gardens chromosome 6, USCA_MyAme_1.0, whole genome shotgun sequence includes the following:
- the NANOS1 gene encoding nanos homolog 1, translated as MEAFPGGKLEQHRHLPPVECLPGGRYGGRSHSACGNVFNSWNDYLGLATLITKAVRPGKGFGAEPPSVVVAAAVPPAEEEEEEEEEEEEAAGPYFEGALDLHDLDLCGHHHHHHHHHHHGEGLLEERFADFSPFPGRGGPAAVVFDCSGEHPGREGSPHAWGGVVVAGRLPAHPRAASRLLKPELQVCVFCRNNKEAVALYTTHILKGPDGRVLCPVLRRYTCPLCGASGDNAHTIKYCPLSKMQAAKQLKHARTALGKKGR; from the coding sequence ATGGAGGCTTTTCCCGGCGGCAAGCTGGAGCAGCACCGGCACCTCCCGCCCGTGGAGTGCCTGCCGGGCGGCCGCTACGGCGGCCGGAGTCACAGCGCCTGCGGGAACGTCTTCAACTCCTGGAACGACTACCTGGGGCTGGCCACGCTCATCACCAAGGCCGTGCGCCCCGGCAAGGGCTTCGGCGCCGAGCCCCCCtcggtggtggtggcggcggccgtgccgccggccgaggaggaggaggaggaagaggaggaggaggaggaggcggcggggccgtACTTCGAGGGCGCGCTGGACTTGCACGACCTGGACCTGTGCGggcatcaccaccaccaccatcaccaccaccaccacggcgAGGGCCTGCTGGAGGAGCGCTTCGCCGACTTCAGCCCCTtccccgggcgcggcggccccgccgccgtggTCTTCGATTGCTCGGGGGAGCACCCGGGCCGGGAGGGCTCGCCCCACGCCTGGGGCGGCGTGGTGGtggcggggcggctgccggcccaCCCGCGGGCCGCCTCCCGCCTGCTCAAGCCCGAGCTGCAGGTCTGCGTCTTCTGCCGGAACAACAAGGAGGCCGTGGCCCTCTACACCACCCACATCCTCAAGGGACCCGACGGCCGCGTCCTCTGCCCGGTGCTGCGGCGCTACACCTGCCCCCTCTGCGGCGCCAGCGGCGACAATGCCCACACCATCAAGTACTGCCCCCTCTCCAAAATGCAGGCGGCCAAACAGCTCAAACACGCCCGGACCGCCCTGGGCAAGAAGGGCCGTTAG